In Pasteurella multocida subsp. multocida OH4807, a genomic segment contains:
- a CDS encoding membrane protein (COG4795 Type II secretory pathway, component PulJ) yields MRYQGYTLMSLLLSLSLSSLLLFTLVSFYSQSQYQNKTLLLRLQLQFELQHVMQLIAKDLRRAGFRAFSEKTEKTNLHLFEADDGHSLQLFTLGKQNQFNCALFFYDLDMNGCVGEKFKGRSCVSKEHNNTQHIERELFGYRLNAGMIETRLTYKNGVNSRCSSSECSSYLQKHACEKGGWVDLLDKTVYHIHALRFNWLAEKQGVEVYLAGALKKSPIMTYEVSAVVPLLNSGEK; encoded by the coding sequence ATGAGATATCAAGGCTATACCCTGATGAGTTTGCTTTTATCTTTGTCTTTATCTTCTTTATTGCTCTTCACTTTGGTTTCTTTTTATAGCCAGAGTCAGTACCAAAATAAAACGCTCTTGTTACGTTTGCAGTTGCAGTTTGAGTTGCAACATGTGATGCAATTAATCGCAAAAGATCTCAGAAGAGCAGGGTTTCGTGCTTTTTCGGAGAAAACTGAAAAGACGAATTTACATTTGTTTGAAGCCGATGATGGTCATAGCTTGCAGCTTTTTACATTAGGTAAACAAAATCAATTTAACTGTGCACTATTTTTCTATGACTTGGATATGAATGGATGTGTTGGAGAAAAATTTAAGGGGCGCAGTTGTGTGAGTAAGGAGCATAATAATACGCAGCATATTGAGCGAGAATTGTTTGGCTATCGTTTAAATGCAGGTATGATTGAAACACGACTCACGTATAAGAATGGCGTCAATTCTCGTTGTTCTTCGTCTGAATGTTCGAGTTACTTACAAAAGCATGCATGTGAGAAAGGCGGTTGGGTTGATTTGTTGGACAAAACGGTATACCACATTCACGCTTTACGTTTTAATTGGCTTGCAGAAAAGCAAGGTGTTGAAGTGTATTTAGCAGGAGCATTAAAAAAATCACCTATAATGACTTATGAGGTGTCTGCTGTAGTACCTCTGCTTAATTCAGGTGAAAAATGA
- a CDS encoding type II secretory pathway, pseudopilin (COG2165 Type II secretory pathway, pseudopilin PulG) — protein sequence MKRGFTLIEMLIVLFIVSGSLLIAFPSWKEIQHKQLFEQEQNRLFLFLRRAQMRVAQSQQIWLLIVSKDRVKHTWCLSVQVKAEDRCDCLASAHCGPQNTAIFYYPNSALHSMLISKHVYPKETSRLNGIRDTLETSCFTLQAGNLRVVFSLFNVGSIKLKKHQSLSACETATRY from the coding sequence ATGAAGAGAGGGTTTACCTTAATAGAAATGTTAATCGTGTTATTTATAGTGAGTGGTTCGCTATTGATCGCTTTCCCTTCTTGGAAAGAAATACAACATAAGCAACTTTTTGAGCAAGAACAAAATAGATTATTTTTGTTTTTACGCCGTGCTCAAATGCGTGTAGCGCAATCACAACAAATATGGTTATTAATCGTTAGTAAAGATCGAGTAAAACATACGTGGTGTCTTAGCGTTCAGGTCAAAGCAGAAGATAGGTGTGATTGTTTGGCTTCTGCACATTGTGGCCCCCAAAATACAGCTATATTTTATTATCCTAACTCCGCATTACATAGCATGTTAATCAGTAAGCATGTTTATCCTAAAGAAACGAGTCGTTTGAATGGTATTCGTGATACGTTAGAGACAAGTTGTTTTACATTACAGGCGGGTAATTTGAGGGTGGTATTCTCACTGTTTAATGTTGGAAGTATTAAATTAAAAAAACACCAATCTCTCAGTGCTTGTGAGACAGCAACGAGGTACTAA
- a CDS encoding hypothetical protein (COG2885 Outer membrane protein and related peptidoglycan-associated (lipo)proteins), with product MKKLTKVLLVAGSVAMLAACGSSKKDESAQMFGGYSVQDLQQRYNTVYFGFDKYNIEGEYVQILDAHAAFLNAMPATKVVVEGNTDERGTPEYNIALGQRRADAVQNYLSAKGVQAGQVSTVSYGEEKPAVLGHDEAAYSKNRRAVLAY from the coding sequence ATGAAAAAATTAACTAAAGTATTATTAGTTGCTGGTTCTGTTGCTATGTTAGCTGCTTGTGGTTCATCTAAAAAAGATGAAAGCGCTCAAATGTTTGGTGGCTATTCAGTACAAGATTTACAACAACGTTATAACACTGTTTATTTCGGTTTTGATAAATACAATATCGAAGGTGAATATGTTCAAATTTTAGATGCTCACGCAGCGTTCTTAAACGCAATGCCAGCAACTAAAGTGGTTGTTGAAGGTAATACTGATGAGCGTGGTACTCCAGAGTACAACATCGCATTAGGTCAGCGTCGTGCAGATGCAGTACAAAACTACTTATCTGCTAAAGGTGTTCAAGCAGGACAAGTATCAACAGTTTCTTACGGTGAAGAAAAACCAGCTGTGTTAGGTCACGATGAAGCGGCATATTCTAAAAACCGTCGTGCTGTGTTAGCATACTAA
- the tolB gene encoding translocation protein TolB (COG0823 Periplasmic component of the Tol biopolymer transport system), translated as MKLMMRFILFFLSLGIISVAQAEVRIVIDEGVDSARPIAVVPFKWNGPGTPPADIADIIASDLRNSGKFNPIPVNRMPQQPTVVSEVNPEAWASLGIDAVVVGQVTPANGSFNIAYQLVDTIGATGSAGAILSQNQYTVTTKWLRYGAHTVSDEVFEKLTGIKGAFRTRIAYIVQKHGGSQPYEVRVSDYDGFNQFIVNRSAQPLMSPAWSHDGKKLAYVSFENRKSQLVVQDLGSGARKVVASFKGHNGAPAFSPDGSRLAFASSQDGVLNIYVMNLGSGQVSQLTRGAGNNTEPSWSPDGQTILFTSDRSGSPQVYQMSATGGGASLVSSGGRSYSGQITADGSTMIMISGDNIVKKDLASGSIEVLSSTFLDESPSISPNGIMVIYSSTQGLGKVLQLVSADGRFKARLPGNDGQVKFPAWSPYLTK; from the coding sequence ATGAAATTAATGATGCGTTTTATCTTATTTTTCCTTTCACTAGGCATAATAAGTGTTGCACAAGCAGAAGTAAGAATTGTAATTGACGAAGGGGTTGATAGTGCTCGCCCTATTGCTGTTGTACCGTTTAAATGGAACGGACCAGGTACACCACCAGCCGATATTGCGGATATTATTGCTTCTGATTTACGTAATAGCGGAAAGTTTAATCCGATTCCAGTAAATAGAATGCCACAACAACCTACGGTCGTATCTGAAGTCAATCCAGAAGCATGGGCATCTCTTGGTATTGATGCAGTTGTAGTAGGGCAAGTGACCCCAGCTAATGGGAGTTTCAATATCGCTTATCAACTCGTAGATACAATTGGCGCGACGGGCAGTGCTGGTGCGATCTTAAGTCAAAATCAATATACGGTGACAACCAAATGGTTACGCTATGGTGCACATACAGTAAGTGATGAAGTATTTGAGAAATTGACCGGTATTAAAGGCGCATTTAGAACACGTATTGCTTATATCGTGCAAAAACATGGTGGTTCACAACCTTATGAAGTAAGGGTGTCAGACTATGATGGATTTAACCAATTTATTGTCAATCGCAGCGCTCAACCTTTAATGTCGCCAGCTTGGTCACATGATGGTAAAAAATTAGCTTATGTGTCTTTTGAAAATCGTAAGTCACAGTTAGTCGTGCAGGATTTAGGTTCTGGTGCGCGTAAAGTCGTGGCTTCTTTTAAAGGCCATAATGGTGCACCAGCATTTTCTCCTGATGGTTCAAGATTAGCATTCGCATCATCACAAGATGGTGTATTGAATATTTATGTAATGAATTTAGGTAGTGGACAGGTTTCGCAATTAACAAGAGGGGCAGGTAATAATACTGAGCCATCTTGGTCCCCTGATGGACAAACGATCCTATTCACATCTGATAGAAGCGGCTCTCCGCAAGTTTATCAAATGAGCGCTACCGGCGGTGGTGCATCATTAGTAAGCTCAGGTGGTCGCAGTTATAGTGGGCAAATTACTGCCGATGGTAGCACTATGATCATGATTAGTGGTGATAATATTGTGAAAAAAGACTTGGCTTCTGGTTCAATAGAAGTATTAAGTTCCACTTTCTTGGATGAAAGTCCTAGTATTTCGCCAAATGGAATTATGGTCATTTACAGTTCTACCCAAGGGCTAGGAAAGGTGCTACAATTGGTATCCGCTGATGGTCGTTTCAAAGCAAGGTTACCAGGAAATGATGGACAAGTTAAATTCCCAGCTTGGTCACCATATTTAACGAAATAA
- the tolA gene encoding cell envelope integrity inner membrane protein TolA (COG3064 Membrane protein involved in colicin uptake): MQTKRQNTDIRAVMISIILHAILFGLLILGSFYHKVDIMGGGEGNGEVLDVVMVDTGSAAHEWGRLQQQKKGQTETQTRPEVIEEQQEKLKQELERQKEIEYQKQLEKQQALEKQQEAERLKQLAEQKKQEEKVKQEALEKQRELEAKAKEAAEAAKLKAEVEAKRLAALAKQAEEEAKAKAAAEAKAKAEKAKAEAEAKAKAEKAKAEAEAKAKAEKAKAEAEAKAKAEKAKAEAKAKAEKAKADAQRKAEQAALDDFMNGGDIGGGSASVGGNANRQGSQGTGAARGAGDGGKTGDQYAGVIKKEIQRRFLKEPSFANKVCVVEVEFLRDGTIANYRRVSGPDDICHAALSAVARTKKVPPAPTDEIYNKYKKVPVDFKLR; encoded by the coding sequence GTGCAAACGAAGCGACAAAATACAGATATTCGTGCTGTGATGATTTCTATCATTTTGCATGCTATCTTGTTTGGCTTACTCATACTTGGTTCGTTCTATCATAAGGTCGATATTATGGGGGGCGGTGAAGGCAATGGTGAAGTGCTTGATGTCGTGATGGTCGATACAGGTTCAGCGGCACATGAGTGGGGAAGATTACAACAGCAGAAAAAGGGTCAAACTGAGACGCAAACACGACCTGAAGTAATAGAGGAACAACAAGAGAAATTAAAACAAGAGCTTGAACGTCAGAAAGAAATTGAATATCAAAAACAACTTGAAAAACAGCAAGCCTTAGAGAAACAACAAGAAGCTGAGCGTTTAAAACAGTTAGCTGAACAGAAAAAACAAGAAGAAAAGGTGAAGCAAGAAGCGCTAGAAAAGCAACGTGAACTTGAGGCAAAAGCAAAAGAGGCGGCAGAAGCAGCAAAATTGAAAGCAGAAGTAGAAGCGAAACGCTTAGCTGCCTTGGCAAAACAAGCGGAAGAAGAGGCTAAGGCTAAAGCAGCGGCAGAAGCAAAAGCCAAAGCGGAGAAAGCCAAGGCTGAAGCAGAGGCGAAAGCAAAAGCGGAGAAAGCCAAGGCTGAAGCAGAGGCGAAAGCAAAAGCGGAGAAAGCCAAGGCTGAAGCAGAGGCGAAAGCAAAAGCAGAAAAAGCTAAGGCAGAAGCAAAAGCTAAAGCGGAAAAAGCGAAAGCAGATGCACAACGTAAAGCGGAGCAAGCTGCCTTAGATGATTTTATGAATGGCGGTGATATCGGGGGTGGTTCTGCCAGTGTTGGGGGTAATGCAAATCGTCAAGGGTCGCAAGGGACAGGTGCAGCAAGAGGTGCGGGAGACGGCGGAAAAACAGGTGATCAATATGCAGGTGTGATCAAAAAAGAAATTCAACGTCGTTTCTTAAAAGAACCAAGTTTTGCAAATAAAGTGTGTGTTGTTGAAGTGGAGTTTTTACGAGATGGAACGATTGCAAATTATCGACGTGTATCAGGACCCGATGATATTTGTCATGCTGCATTAAGTGCGGTTGCTCGAACGAAAAAAGTGCCACCAGCACCGACCGATGAAATTTATAATAAATACAAAAAAGTGCCAGTTGATTTTAAATTAAGATAA
- a CDS encoding colicin uptake protein TolR (COG0848 Biopolymer transport protein): MSYRRKRRDVKSEINIVPFLDVLLVLLLIFMATAPIINQSVQVELPDAVQSQEVSNEDKVPVILEVSGVGQYTLSIGAERLENLTEEMVTQLSKQEFEKDNNTLFLVGGAKDVPYEEVIKALNLLHLAGIKSVGLMTNPI; encoded by the coding sequence ATGTCTTATCGTCGTAAACGCAGAGATGTGAAATCTGAGATTAATATTGTTCCTTTTTTGGATGTATTATTAGTCCTTTTACTGATTTTCATGGCAACTGCCCCTATTATTAATCAAAGTGTGCAAGTTGAATTACCTGATGCAGTACAAAGCCAAGAAGTTTCTAATGAAGATAAGGTTCCTGTTATTTTAGAAGTATCAGGAGTCGGTCAATATACATTATCAATTGGTGCTGAGCGTCTTGAAAATTTAACAGAAGAAATGGTAACACAGTTATCTAAACAAGAATTTGAAAAAGATAACAATACGTTATTTTTAGTAGGTGGTGCAAAGGATGTACCTTATGAAGAGGTCATTAAAGCATTAAATTTACTTCATCTTGCAGGCATTAAGTCTGTTGGATTAATGACTAACCCAATTTGA
- a CDS encoding hypothetical protein (COG0811 Biopolymer transport proteins): protein MTADLNFLELFLKASIVVQLVIVILIIFSIMSWAIIIQRSRILTKALKDSAAFEDRFWSGEDLNRLFEGLENRRDGLTGSEQIFYVGFKEFSRLKQANPSAPEAIIQGSSRAMNLAMNREVEELETRVPFLATVASISPYIGLFGTVWGIMHAFMALSGAKQATLQMVAPGIAEALIATAIGLFAAIPAVMAYNRLSLRVSKLEQNYGNFIDEFTTILHRQAFGKNGTH from the coding sequence ATGACTGCCGATTTGAACTTCTTAGAATTATTTCTAAAAGCGAGTATTGTTGTTCAACTTGTTATTGTAATTTTGATTATTTTTTCAATTATGTCATGGGCGATTATTATCCAACGCAGCCGAATTTTAACTAAAGCATTGAAAGATTCTGCCGCGTTTGAAGATCGCTTTTGGTCTGGCGAGGATCTAAATCGTTTATTTGAAGGACTAGAAAATCGTCGTGATGGATTAACTGGTAGTGAACAAATTTTTTATGTTGGCTTTAAAGAGTTTTCACGATTAAAGCAAGCTAATCCGAGTGCACCAGAGGCGATTATTCAAGGTAGCTCACGTGCAATGAATTTAGCAATGAATCGTGAAGTTGAAGAACTTGAAACACGCGTACCATTTCTGGCAACGGTAGCTTCAATTAGCCCATATATTGGTTTATTCGGTACGGTGTGGGGAATTATGCATGCCTTTATGGCGTTGAGTGGTGCTAAACAAGCGACATTACAGATGGTCGCACCAGGCATCGCTGAAGCACTGATTGCAACGGCTATTGGTCTGTTTGCGGCTATTCCAGCGGTGATGGCGTATAACCGTTTAAGTTTACGAGTCAGTAAATTGGAACAGAATTATGGTAATTTTATTGATGAGTTCACGACTATTTTACATCGCCAAGCTTTTGGTAAGAATGGAACACATTAA
- a CDS encoding hypothetical protein (COG0824 Predicted thioesterase): MSEKVFNFPVRVYYEDTDAGGVVYHARYLHFFERARTEYLRHLHFSQHVLLNERQVAFVVKTMNIDYCFPAKLDDLLLVETMITEVKGASLFFTQKLKKNELILCEATVKVACVDLGKMKPMPIPTEMKAALVS, from the coding sequence ATGTCAGAAAAGGTATTTAATTTTCCTGTTCGAGTCTATTATGAAGACACTGATGCAGGTGGTGTTGTTTATCACGCTCGTTATTTACATTTCTTTGAGCGGGCAAGAACAGAATATTTACGCCATTTGCATTTTTCACAACACGTGTTATTAAACGAACGCCAAGTGGCTTTTGTTGTCAAAACAATGAATATTGATTATTGTTTCCCTGCCAAGTTAGATGATCTGTTGCTTGTTGAAACAATGATAACTGAAGTAAAAGGAGCGTCTCTCTTTTTTACTCAGAAATTAAAGAAAAACGAACTGATTTTATGCGAGGCTACTGTCAAAGTAGCCTGTGTTGATCTTGGAAAAATGAAACCAATGCCTATTCCAACAGAAATGAAAGCCGCATTGGTGAGTTAG
- a CDS encoding Cyd operon protein YbgE (COG3790 Predicted membrane protein) encodes MINSLYQIFNKGSLRTLSFIVAIFITLCFFLNINDFSTNLRSAPAILVIFSIWGTAILWVHGMGLEIHSRFGKLIFSPFFGYSAIILACYMSWFA; translated from the coding sequence ATGATTAATTCTCTTTATCAAATCTTTAATAAGGGTTCGTTAAGAACCCTTTCATTTATAGTCGCGATTTTCATTACGCTCTGTTTCTTTTTGAATATTAATGACTTTTCAACAAATTTACGTAGTGCTCCTGCTATTTTAGTAATCTTCAGTATTTGGGGGACTGCTATTTTATGGGTTCATGGGATGGGACTGGAGATTCATTCAAGGTTTGGCAAATTGATTTTTTCCCCTTTCTTTGGCTATAGTGCGATCATATTGGCATGTTATATGAGTTGGTTCGCCTAA
- a CDS encoding cytochrome D ubiquinol oxidase subunit II (COG1294 Cytochrome bd-type quinol oxidase, subunit 2) produces the protein MIDYEILRFVWWILIGVLLIGFAVTDGFDMGVLNLLPFAGKKEVEKRIMINSIAPHWDGNQVWLLTAGGAMFAAWPIVYATSFSGFYIAMILVLAALFFRPVGLEYRAKIDNPTWRTLWDWGLFIGGFVPSLVFGVAFGNLLQGVPFEFNELLQVKYTGSFFALLNPFALLCGLVSLAMLTTQGGAWLQMKTTSELRERARVITQVGALATLITFVLAGVWLYFKDGFVVTSVIDHNAQSTPFGKTVAIEAGAWFNNYKEIPLLWIFPLLAIGGALLNILASKANRSGFAFLFSSLTMAGIILTAGVSMFPFVMPSITHPELSLLMWDSTSSKLTLTLMLGFALVFVVILLAYTIWAYWKMFGRLDSEFIEQNKNSLY, from the coding sequence ATGATTGATTATGAAATTCTACGTTTTGTTTGGTGGATCTTGATCGGTGTATTGCTTATTGGTTTTGCAGTAACTGATGGTTTTGACATGGGCGTTCTTAATTTATTACCGTTTGCCGGTAAGAAAGAAGTGGAAAAACGCATCATGATCAACTCAATCGCACCACACTGGGATGGTAACCAAGTTTGGTTATTAACAGCAGGCGGCGCTATGTTTGCGGCGTGGCCAATTGTTTATGCAACCTCATTTTCTGGTTTCTATATCGCGATGATTTTAGTTTTAGCTGCTTTGTTCTTCCGTCCTGTCGGTTTAGAATATCGTGCTAAAATTGATAATCCAACATGGCGTACATTATGGGATTGGGGATTGTTTATCGGTGGTTTTGTACCTTCATTAGTTTTCGGTGTAGCATTCGGTAACTTATTGCAAGGTGTACCATTCGAGTTTAATGAATTATTGCAAGTGAAGTATACGGGTTCATTCTTTGCATTATTAAACCCATTCGCATTATTGTGTGGTTTAGTGAGCTTAGCAATGTTAACTACCCAAGGTGGTGCATGGTTACAAATGAAAACAACCAGTGAGTTACGTGAGCGTGCTCGTGTTATTACACAAGTTGGTGCATTGGCGACGTTGATTACTTTTGTCCTTGCAGGCGTGTGGTTGTATTTCAAAGATGGTTTTGTTGTGACGTCTGTCATTGATCATAATGCACAATCAACACCATTTGGTAAAACGGTTGCTATTGAAGCGGGTGCTTGGTTCAATAACTATAAAGAGATACCATTATTATGGATTTTCCCTTTACTTGCTATTGGTGGCGCATTATTAAATATTTTAGCATCGAAAGCTAATCGTTCAGGTTTTGCATTTTTATTCTCATCATTAACGATGGCGGGCATTATTTTAACAGCTGGGGTTTCGATGTTCCCATTTGTGATGCCATCAATTACGCATCCAGAGTTAAGCTTATTAATGTGGGATTCAACATCAAGTAAATTAACGTTAACATTAATGCTCGGTTTTGCGCTTGTGTTTGTTGTTATCTTACTTGCATACACAATCTGGGCATACTGGAAAATGTTTGGTAGACTTGATAGCGAATTTATCGAACAAAACAAAAACTCATTATACTAA
- a CDS encoding protein CydA (COG1271 Cytochrome bd-type quinol oxidase, subunit 1) produces the protein MLDVVELSRLQFALTALYHFLFVPLTLGLSFILVIMETLYVATGKEVYKDMTKFWGKLFGINFALGVTTGITMEFQFGTNWSYYSHYVGDIFGAPLAIEALLAFFLESTFVGLFFFGWDRLSKAKHLLATYCVAFGSNLSAMWILVANGWMQYPVASEFNFETMRMEMTSFMDLWLNPVAQSKFLHTLSAGYVSGAMFVLAISAYYILKGRDLGFAKRSFSIASTFGLISIISVVIMGDESGYEIGQTQPVKLAAMEGEWHTQPAPADWNMIVVPNQAEKRNDFALQIPYAAGIIVTRSLDKQFAGLADLEALNVERVRNGIQAYDLLQQLQAQKKAGQISEETKAQFSAVSKDLGFGLLLKRYTDKVVDATEEQIKQAAADTIPNVGPTFWSFRIMMAAGGLLLLLIVGAFVQNMRKTVGTKPWFLKALLWSIPLPWIAIESGWFLAEYGRQPWAIYEVLPVGVANSALTTGDLWFSIGLICALYTLFLVVEMYLMFKYGRLGPSSLKTGRYYFEQSSK, from the coding sequence ATGTTGGACGTTGTTGAACTCTCTCGATTGCAGTTTGCATTAACTGCGTTATATCACTTTTTGTTTGTGCCATTAACACTGGGATTATCATTTATCCTTGTGATTATGGAAACGCTCTATGTAGCCACAGGCAAAGAAGTTTATAAAGATATGACTAAATTCTGGGGTAAGTTATTTGGTATTAACTTTGCTCTTGGTGTTACGACTGGTATTACAATGGAATTTCAGTTTGGTACTAACTGGTCATATTATTCTCATTATGTGGGCGATATTTTTGGTGCGCCTCTTGCAATTGAAGCACTATTGGCATTCTTCTTAGAATCCACTTTTGTTGGTTTATTCTTCTTTGGATGGGATAGATTATCAAAAGCGAAACATTTGTTAGCAACATACTGTGTTGCTTTCGGTTCTAATCTCTCTGCAATGTGGATTCTCGTTGCAAATGGTTGGATGCAATATCCTGTGGCTTCAGAATTTAATTTTGAAACCATGCGAATGGAAATGACCAGCTTTATGGATTTATGGTTAAATCCAGTTGCACAGAGTAAGTTCTTGCATACGTTATCAGCAGGTTACGTAAGTGGAGCAATGTTTGTTTTAGCGATCAGTGCATATTATATTTTAAAAGGTCGTGATTTAGGCTTTGCAAAACGTTCATTCTCAATTGCTTCAACATTTGGTCTTATCTCTATTATCTCTGTTGTGATTATGGGCGATGAGTCTGGCTATGAAATTGGTCAAACTCAACCAGTGAAATTAGCTGCAATGGAAGGGGAATGGCATACACAGCCCGCACCGGCTGACTGGAATATGATTGTTGTGCCAAATCAAGCAGAAAAACGCAATGATTTTGCTCTCCAAATTCCTTATGCCGCTGGGATCATTGTGACTCGTTCTCTTGATAAGCAATTTGCGGGGCTTGCGGATTTAGAAGCATTAAACGTAGAACGTGTGCGTAATGGTATTCAAGCATACGACTTGTTACAACAATTACAAGCACAGAAAAAAGCAGGGCAAATTAGTGAAGAAACAAAAGCACAATTCAGTGCCGTATCTAAAGATCTTGGCTTTGGCTTATTATTAAAACGTTACACAGATAAAGTGGTTGATGCAACAGAAGAGCAAATTAAACAGGCGGCGGCAGATACGATTCCAAATGTTGGACCTACATTCTGGTCTTTCCGTATCATGATGGCTGCAGGTGGATTATTGTTACTTCTTATTGTTGGTGCATTTGTTCAAAATATGCGTAAAACAGTAGGAACAAAACCTTGGTTCTTAAAAGCACTTTTATGGAGTATTCCACTGCCATGGATTGCAATTGAGAGTGGCTGGTTCTTAGCTGAGTATGGTCGTCAACCATGGGCGATTTATGAAGTGTTACCAGTAGGTGTAGCAAATTCAGCATTAACAACAGGTGATCTTTGGTTCTCTATTGGTTTAATCTGTGCACTTTACACATTATTCCTTGTTGTTGAAATGTATTTAATGTTCAAATATGGTCGTTTAGGACCAAGTTCATTAAAAACAGGTCGCTACTATTTTGAGCAATCATCTAAATAA
- the ruvB gene encoding Holliday junction DNA helicase RuvB (COG2255 Holliday junction resolvasome, helicase subunit), with the protein MIEADRIISTSAKIDEEYIDRAIRPKLLQDYVGQPQVCEQMTIFIQAAKLRQDALDHLLIFGPPGLGKTTLANIVANEMGVNIRTTSGPVLEKAGDLAAMLTNLEPHDVLFIDEIHRLSPAIEEVLYPAMEDYQLDIMIGEGPAARSIKLDLPPFTLIGATTRAGSLTSPLRDRFGIVQRLEFYSVEDLTSIVARSANCLNLDIAANASYEIARRSRGTPRIANRLLRRVRDFADVRNGGTISEEIAKAALLMLDVDDAGFDYLDRKLLNAIIERFDGGPVGLDNLAAAIGEERDTIEDVLEPYLIQQGFLQRTPRGRMATSITYRHFGLEKLTD; encoded by the coding sequence ATGATTGAAGCAGACCGAATTATTAGTACAAGTGCAAAAATCGACGAAGAATATATCGACCGTGCGATTCGTCCTAAACTTTTACAAGATTATGTGGGTCAGCCACAAGTTTGTGAGCAAATGACGATTTTTATTCAAGCTGCAAAATTACGTCAGGATGCATTAGATCATTTATTGATTTTTGGTCCCCCAGGCTTGGGTAAAACCACTTTAGCGAATATCGTTGCAAATGAAATGGGGGTCAATATTAGAACAACGTCAGGACCTGTTTTAGAGAAAGCGGGGGATTTGGCTGCAATGTTAACTAATTTGGAACCACATGATGTACTTTTTATCGATGAAATTCATCGTTTATCTCCCGCAATAGAAGAAGTGCTTTATCCAGCCATGGAAGATTATCAACTTGATATCATGATTGGGGAAGGTCCTGCTGCTCGCTCTATCAAATTAGATCTCCCCCCTTTTACTTTAATTGGTGCAACAACGAGAGCTGGCTCACTAACCTCTCCATTGCGTGATCGTTTTGGTATTGTGCAGCGTTTAGAATTTTATTCAGTAGAAGATTTAACTTCTATTGTGGCGCGTAGTGCAAATTGTTTAAATCTAGATATTGCAGCGAATGCGTCTTATGAAATAGCCCGCCGTTCTCGTGGCACGCCGAGGATCGCTAATCGATTATTAAGACGGGTGCGTGATTTTGCTGATGTACGTAATGGTGGTACCATCTCAGAGGAGATCGCAAAAGCCGCTTTATTAATGCTAGATGTAGATGATGCGGGCTTCGATTATCTAGATCGTAAGTTATTGAATGCTATTATTGAACGTTTTGATGGCGGACCTGTCGGGCTGGACAATTTAGCAGCAGCAATAGGGGAAGAGCGGGATACGATTGAGGATGTACTTGAGCCCTATTTAATTCAGCAAGGCTTCTTGCAACGTACGCCAAGAGGACGGATGGCAACATCAATAACTTATCGACACTTTGGCTTAGAGAAGTTGACCGACTAA